In the Haloferula helveola genome, one interval contains:
- the nagB gene encoding glucosamine-6-phosphate deaminase → MTRSPNVTIFADKAAACRSLAAELAKLIRETNATGRSVVLGLATGSTPIPLYQELIRLHSEEGLSFSQVITFNLDEYLGLERQHPESYWTFMHRQLFDHVDIPAENIHIPSGTVGDVAAHCAEYEAAIEAAGGIDFQLLGIGRTGHIGFNEPGSPRDSRTRRIELDPVTREDAAPAFGGLDKVPTHAITMGCGTILAARRIGLLAFGAHKAAIVREAIEGPVTDQVSASFLQDHPDACFYLDRAAAGQL, encoded by the coding sequence ATGACGCGATCCCCAAACGTCACGATCTTCGCCGACAAAGCCGCAGCCTGCCGGTCGTTGGCCGCGGAGTTGGCGAAGCTCATCCGGGAAACCAACGCCACCGGGCGCTCGGTCGTACTGGGTCTCGCCACCGGTAGCACCCCGATCCCTCTCTACCAGGAACTGATCCGCCTGCATTCCGAGGAGGGACTCTCCTTCTCCCAAGTCATCACCTTCAATCTCGACGAGTATCTCGGCCTCGAGCGCCAACACCCCGAAAGCTACTGGACCTTCATGCACCGGCAGCTTTTCGACCATGTCGATATCCCTGCGGAGAACATCCACATCCCATCCGGTACGGTTGGGGATGTGGCGGCCCACTGCGCCGAGTATGAGGCGGCAATCGAAGCAGCCGGAGGCATCGACTTCCAACTTCTGGGCATCGGCCGGACCGGCCACATCGGTTTCAACGAGCCCGGCTCGCCACGCGACAGCCGCACCCGCCGGATCGAGTTGGATCCGGTCACCCGTGAGGATGCTGCGCCGGCCTTCGGCGGGCTCGACAAGGTTCCGACCCACGCCATCACGATGGGCTGCGGCACGATTCTCGCCGCCCGCCGGATCGGCCTCCTCGCTTTCGGCGCCCACAAGGCGGCCATCGTCCGTGAAGCTATCGAAGGCCCGGTCACCGATCAGGTGAGCGCCTCCTTCCTTCAGGATCACCCGGACGCCTGCTTCTATCTCGACCGGGCTGCGGCCGGGCAACTCTGA
- a CDS encoding MMPL family transporter, producing MRKWWKVALLLLLALIGAAGLGRIRFETDPLAVLPDAMPEVSGLQAFQRVFSKKGELIVLLEADDEMAGMLPDRAAELGELLKDSGASDSVRWQPRWRDSPEGMAELFAWLWLNGEPEELETLAGRLSEKEIAGSMEDAMERVATALDGMDIVQSAHDPFGFLDHSALRSFFAASEGGGEGFESADGMAQLIFIDAPRPVAGYREADAWLSEVRAVIDPWADENGIRAAYTGDPAFEAEIGGAMEGDMRGTVGITSVVIGLLFLLMQRRIGLLAGLSVTLALVFVATLGIAGWVYGELSIMAAGFAAILIGLAVDYGVLICQEAKVCGHDQLPIYRATARSIGWAAATTAAVFLALNLSGLPGIAQLGTVVGIGVVLGALFMLGIYVPWVARVGAGRPAIGHKTAWVPGRVGSLALLGGLALAALVVLGIRGLPGVEFDRSLLRPRNSASMATFERIQEHFPDWGSPAIRLVVEGDTDQEVSRRIASLESSLEELASERPDLVEAFELPSLWWPEPGRMAANREQIEKLAESKDRLIAAADAAGFSEEGTALGRSVLEAMGSVGSLSDGRMPDGEASAEILRGVASRATDGGGYLLGTLELSDPDGLGVEDLKDLRRLGGEGIHLAGWSLLKPAVLPLVKKDLIDVFLPMAGLMLLMLTLVFRRVKDVTTAVLAMSLSGLLLLAAMRLAGIEWNFLNIAATPLLLGTGLDYAIHILLALRRTGGNVRAVWNGTGKAVLFCGCSTAIGFGSLAFASIDALASLGKVAVLGILCSMIVAVILVPGVRGTAER from the coding sequence ATGCGGAAATGGTGGAAGGTTGCGCTTCTGTTGCTGCTGGCGCTGATCGGGGCGGCAGGGCTCGGGCGCATTCGGTTCGAGACCGATCCGCTCGCGGTTCTTCCGGATGCTATGCCCGAGGTCAGCGGACTTCAGGCTTTCCAGCGGGTCTTCTCGAAGAAGGGCGAGCTGATCGTGCTGCTGGAGGCTGATGACGAGATGGCAGGAATGCTGCCGGATCGGGCGGCCGAGCTGGGAGAACTCCTGAAGGACTCGGGAGCAAGCGACTCGGTGCGCTGGCAGCCGCGCTGGCGCGATAGTCCGGAAGGAATGGCCGAGTTGTTCGCCTGGTTGTGGCTTAACGGTGAGCCGGAGGAGTTGGAGACACTGGCTGGCCGTCTATCCGAGAAAGAAATCGCGGGTTCGATGGAGGACGCCATGGAACGGGTGGCGACCGCGCTGGACGGCATGGACATCGTCCAGTCGGCGCATGATCCCTTTGGGTTTCTCGATCACTCGGCTCTGCGGTCGTTTTTCGCAGCGTCCGAGGGCGGAGGTGAAGGATTCGAGAGCGCCGATGGCATGGCGCAGTTGATTTTTATCGACGCGCCACGTCCCGTAGCCGGCTACCGCGAGGCGGATGCCTGGCTGAGTGAGGTCAGGGCGGTGATCGACCCGTGGGCGGATGAGAACGGAATCCGGGCCGCCTATACCGGTGATCCTGCCTTCGAGGCGGAGATCGGTGGCGCGATGGAGGGCGACATGCGCGGCACTGTCGGGATCACCTCGGTGGTGATCGGTCTGCTATTCCTGCTCATGCAGCGCCGTATCGGTCTGCTCGCCGGCCTGTCGGTGACCTTGGCGCTGGTCTTCGTCGCGACGCTCGGGATCGCCGGCTGGGTCTACGGTGAACTCAGTATCATGGCGGCCGGGTTCGCGGCGATCCTGATCGGCCTCGCGGTCGACTATGGCGTTCTCATCTGCCAGGAGGCCAAGGTCTGCGGCCACGACCAGTTACCCATCTATCGGGCCACGGCCCGGTCGATCGGTTGGGCCGCGGCCACGACAGCAGCCGTGTTCCTTGCCCTCAACCTGAGCGGCTTGCCCGGAATCGCGCAGCTGGGAACGGTGGTGGGCATCGGGGTGGTTCTCGGGGCGTTGTTCATGCTCGGCATTTATGTGCCTTGGGTTGCTCGGGTCGGCGCGGGCCGTCCGGCGATCGGGCACAAGACCGCTTGGGTTCCGGGGCGTGTCGGTTCGCTGGCGCTGCTGGGTGGTCTGGCACTCGCGGCGCTCGTGGTTCTCGGAATTCGGGGCCTCCCCGGGGTGGAGTTCGACCGCAGCCTGCTGCGACCGAGAAACAGCGCCTCAATGGCGACCTTCGAGCGGATTCAGGAGCACTTCCCGGACTGGGGATCTCCGGCCATTCGATTGGTGGTCGAGGGCGACACCGATCAAGAGGTGAGCCGGCGGATCGCGAGTCTGGAATCTTCTCTGGAAGAACTGGCGTCCGAGCGTCCCGATCTGGTCGAGGCATTCGAGCTTCCATCGCTATGGTGGCCCGAACCCGGTCGGATGGCTGCCAACCGCGAGCAGATCGAAAAACTTGCCGAGTCGAAGGATCGGCTCATTGCGGCGGCGGATGCGGCCGGGTTTTCCGAAGAGGGGACGGCCCTCGGAAGGTCCGTCCTCGAAGCGATGGGCTCGGTCGGATCGTTGTCGGACGGCCGCATGCCGGACGGTGAGGCATCGGCCGAGATCCTGCGTGGTGTGGCAAGCCGTGCGACGGACGGCGGCGGGTATCTGTTGGGAACCTTGGAGCTTTCGGATCCGGATGGCCTCGGGGTTGAGGATCTCAAGGACCTGCGTCGTCTCGGAGGCGAAGGAATTCATCTCGCCGGGTGGTCTTTGCTCAAACCCGCAGTGTTGCCGCTGGTGAAGAAGGACTTGATCGATGTCTTTCTGCCGATGGCGGGACTGATGCTTCTCATGCTGACGCTGGTCTTCCGACGCGTGAAGGATGTAACAACCGCGGTGCTGGCAATGTCGCTGAGCGGCCTGCTGTTGCTGGCAGCGATGAGGCTCGCAGGGATTGAGTGGAACTTCCTCAACATCGCGGCGACGCCGCTGCTTCTCGGAACCGGACTGGACTATGCCATCCACATCCTGCTCGCCCTGCGTCGGACAGGAGGGAATGTCCGGGCGGTTTGGAACGGTACCGGGAAGGCGGTCCTGTTCTGCGGCTGCTCTACCGCGATCGGATTCGGATCGCTCGCGTTCGCCTCGATCGACGCCTTGGCGAGCCTCGGGAAGGTGGCGGTCCTTGGGATCCTCTGCTCGATGATCGTGGCGGTGATCCTGGTCCCGGGAGTCCGCGGCACGGCCGAGCGCTGA
- a CDS encoding outer membrane lipoprotein carrier protein LolA, with translation MRFLLALLLLAPLRAEVDTAPLEAWLKRQAGIRTLEADFTQERKLPALKNPVTTPGTLAMTRDGKLRWDLGQPAKTIAVSDGEKVTLVDVEKKQARSIDADSPRARSFTMLSGDSINGGLESFRKSFDLVESRVTQGIYQLTTRPKDRNMRGKVSWVFFDIDPGKNELRALEIQLDDKSRIRTIFRNSRFNRDIPAARFNVDLSGYEVR, from the coding sequence ATGCGCTTTCTTCTCGCCCTGCTCCTGCTCGCTCCGCTGCGCGCCGAAGTCGACACCGCCCCGCTCGAAGCGTGGTTGAAACGACAGGCCGGCATCCGGACCTTGGAGGCCGACTTCACCCAGGAACGCAAGCTTCCCGCACTGAAGAATCCGGTCACCACCCCGGGGACATTGGCGATGACCCGCGATGGAAAGCTGCGCTGGGACCTCGGTCAGCCCGCCAAGACCATCGCTGTCTCCGATGGTGAGAAGGTCACTCTCGTCGATGTTGAAAAAAAGCAAGCCCGCAGCATCGACGCCGACTCGCCCCGGGCGCGTTCATTCACGATGTTGTCCGGCGACTCAATCAATGGCGGACTCGAGAGCTTCAGGAAGTCCTTCGATCTCGTCGAGTCACGCGTCACCCAAGGCATCTACCAGCTCACCACCCGCCCGAAGGACCGCAACATGCGGGGCAAGGTGTCGTGGGTGTTCTTCGACATCGACCCCGGCAAGAACGAGCTGCGCGCACTCGAGATCCAGCTCGATGACAAGTCGCGGATCCGAACAATCTTCCGCAACAGCCGGTTCAACCGGGATATTCCGGCAGCGAGATTCAACGTCGACCTCAGCGGCTACGAGGTTCGCTGA